One Ignavibacterium sp. DNA segment encodes these proteins:
- a CDS encoding nitrate reductase subunit alpha, which produces MSWIKDLISPQTRKWEEFYRNRFQHDRIVRSTHGVNCTGGCSWQVHVKDGIVVWETQQLDYPQLEGSLPPYEPRGCQRGISFSWYLYSPLRIKYPLIRGALIDAFREEKLKTGDALTAWENLQNNKEKRKAYQTARGKGGFRRATWDEVLEIIAAANIYTAKKYGPDRVIGFSPIPAMSMLSYAAGSRFLQLFGGVNLSFYDWYCDLPNAFPEIWGEQTDVCESADWYNSKMIAVMGANLNMTRTPDVHFFAESRHNGTKTIVFSPDFSQVAKFSDQWFPLHAGSDGAFWMAVTHVVLKEYHHEKKSPYFIDYVKKYTDSPFLVELEDNNGNFKPGRLVRANRISEFKDINNGDWKFLNIDSKSGKLVVPKGTIGHRWDSKQGNWNLKYENETDNKEYDPVLSLTESNDKILQVEFTEFGLNTKRLRGVPVKLIETSDGKKIPVTTVYDLIMAQYGVDRGLGGDYPKDYSDKDSSYTPAWQEVFTGADSKAVVSFAREWAQTAINTEGKCMIIIGAGVNHWFHQNLIYRAGAMALMMCGCVGKNGGGLNHYVGQEKLAPQDSWSNIAFARDWVDAVRLQQTPLWHYINTCQYRYDGKTSKYNAVPDNELANKHMADMIFKSVRMGWMPFYPQFNKNSLELSKECNSNDPDELKKIVLEKIKNKEIEFSIANPDQDTNFPRVWFIWRGNAIAGSMKGHEYALNHYLGTHTNIIAKDSEDKTEEVKWHDIAPVGKMDLVVDLNFRMDSSALYSDIVLPAASWYEKDDLNSTDMHSFIHPLSAAIPPVWEAKTDWDIFRNIAWATSQTAKKHLKQTQVDVVTSPLSHDSPDEITQPSMKDWYLGECDVIAGKTTQKITVLQRDFTKIYDKYISLGPNIKSKGLGAHGNHYKCDDFYDDMIDSYHFPVEKFDGKTYPSIKEDVSAVNAVLYLSSLTNGELAYRAYKYMETKTGLVLADLAEGNKNVRINFKDLQAQPRRYHNSPVWSGLMNDGRAYSAYTYNVERLVPWRTLTGRQHFYLDHDMYLSFGENLPTYKPSPRYQAYGDLKETLKFGEAKVLNCLTPHGKWHIHSTYMDNIRMLTLSRGMEPCWLNEEDAKELSINDNDWVEVYNDHGVYCTRAVVSTRIPKGVCIVYHTVERTISIPKSQVRGNKRAGMNNSITRIHLKPNLLAGGYAQFSYHFNYWGPSAPNRDTHVVVKKMDKVNF; this is translated from the coding sequence ATGAGTTGGATTAAGGATTTAATATCACCTCAAACCCGTAAGTGGGAAGAGTTTTACAGAAACCGTTTTCAGCACGATCGTATTGTAAGAAGTACACACGGTGTAAATTGCACCGGCGGCTGTTCATGGCAGGTTCATGTTAAAGATGGAATAGTTGTATGGGAAACACAGCAGCTTGATTATCCTCAATTAGAAGGTTCACTGCCGCCTTATGAGCCCCGCGGATGTCAGAGAGGAATTTCTTTTTCGTGGTATTTATACAGCCCGCTGAGAATTAAATATCCGCTTATCCGAGGTGCTTTAATAGATGCCTTTAGAGAAGAAAAACTAAAAACCGGTGATGCATTAACTGCTTGGGAAAATCTTCAGAACAATAAGGAAAAAAGAAAAGCTTATCAGACAGCCCGAGGTAAAGGCGGATTTAGAAGAGCTACCTGGGATGAAGTGCTTGAGATAATTGCTGCGGCTAATATCTATACTGCTAAAAAATATGGTCCGGATAGAGTTATTGGTTTTTCACCCATTCCTGCAATGTCTATGCTTAGTTATGCTGCTGGCAGCAGGTTTCTTCAATTGTTCGGTGGTGTTAATCTTAGTTTTTATGATTGGTATTGTGACCTTCCGAATGCATTTCCCGAAATATGGGGAGAGCAGACCGATGTTTGTGAAAGTGCAGATTGGTATAACTCTAAAATGATTGCTGTAATGGGTGCAAACCTTAATATGACAAGAACACCAGATGTGCATTTCTTTGCTGAAAGCAGACACAATGGAACAAAGACAATTGTTTTTTCGCCGGACTTTAGTCAGGTAGCAAAATTTTCTGATCAATGGTTTCCTCTTCATGCCGGCAGTGACGGTGCATTTTGGATGGCGGTTACACATGTTGTTCTTAAAGAATATCATCACGAGAAAAAATCACCTTACTTTATAGATTATGTAAAAAAATATACTGATTCTCCTTTCCTTGTTGAGCTTGAAGATAATAATGGTAATTTTAAGCCGGGCAGACTTGTTCGAGCAAACAGAATATCTGAATTTAAAGATATTAATAACGGAGACTGGAAATTCTTAAATATTGATTCCAAATCCGGTAAGCTTGTAGTACCAAAAGGTACTATCGGTCACAGATGGGATTCAAAACAAGGCAACTGGAATCTTAAATATGAAAATGAAACCGATAATAAAGAATACGATCCTGTGTTAAGTCTTACTGAATCTAATGATAAAATTTTGCAGGTAGAGTTTACGGAGTTCGGTTTAAATACTAAACGTTTACGAGGTGTGCCTGTAAAACTTATTGAAACAAGCGATGGTAAGAAAATACCTGTTACAACTGTTTATGATTTGATAATGGCACAGTATGGAGTTGACAGAGGATTAGGCGGTGATTATCCAAAAGATTATTCTGATAAAGACTCTTCTTATACTCCGGCATGGCAGGAAGTTTTTACGGGAGCTGATTCAAAAGCAGTAGTAAGCTTTGCAAGAGAGTGGGCTCAAACTGCAATCAACACTGAGGGTAAATGTATGATTATCATCGGCGCCGGTGTTAATCATTGGTTCCATCAAAATCTTATTTATCGTGCTGGTGCAATGGCTCTTATGATGTGCGGATGTGTTGGGAAAAACGGCGGCGGCTTAAATCATTATGTTGGGCAGGAAAAGTTAGCACCGCAGGATTCCTGGTCAAATATTGCATTTGCAAGAGATTGGGTTGATGCAGTACGATTACAACAAACTCCTTTGTGGCATTATATAAATACTTGTCAGTACAGATATGACGGAAAGACTTCAAAATATAATGCTGTGCCGGATAATGAATTGGCAAATAAACACATGGCTGATATGATATTCAAATCAGTTAGGATGGGATGGATGCCGTTTTATCCGCAGTTTAATAAAAATAGTCTTGAACTTTCTAAAGAATGTAATTCAAATGATCCGGATGAATTGAAGAAAATTGTTTTAGAAAAAATCAAGAATAAAGAAATTGAATTTTCAATTGCAAATCCCGATCAGGATACAAACTTTCCTAGAGTGTGGTTTATCTGGCGTGGTAACGCAATAGCCGGAAGTATGAAAGGACACGAATATGCCCTTAATCATTATCTTGGAACTCACACAAATATTATTGCAAAAGACAGTGAAGATAAAACCGAAGAGGTAAAGTGGCATGATATAGCGCCGGTTGGTAAAATGGATTTAGTTGTTGATTTAAATTTCAGAATGGATTCATCCGCACTTTATTCTGATATTGTTTTACCTGCAGCCTCCTGGTACGAAAAGGATGATTTAAATAGTACTGATATGCATTCTTTTATACATCCTTTATCTGCTGCTATCCCTCCGGTATGGGAAGCAAAAACTGACTGGGATATTTTTAGAAATATTGCATGGGCAACCAGTCAAACAGCTAAAAAACATTTAAAGCAAACTCAAGTTGATGTAGTTACAAGTCCTCTTTCCCACGATTCACCGGATGAAATTACTCAGCCTTCTATGAAGGATTGGTATTTAGGCGAATGCGATGTTATCGCAGGGAAGACAACACAGAAAATTACAGTGCTTCAAAGAGACTTTACCAAAATTTATGATAAGTATATCTCGCTGGGACCCAATATAAAAAGCAAAGGTTTGGGCGCTCATGGTAATCATTATAAGTGCGATGACTTCTATGATGATATGATAGACTCTTATCATTTTCCGGTTGAAAAATTCGACGGCAAAACCTATCCATCAATTAAAGAAGATGTTTCTGCTGTTAATGCCGTTCTTTATCTATCATCTCTTACTAATGGCGAGTTAGCATACAGAGCTTATAAATACATGGAAACAAAAACAGGACTTGTGCTTGCTGATCTGGCAGAAGGCAATAAAAATGTCAGAATAAATTTTAAAGACTTACAAGCACAACCAAGAAGATATCACAACTCGCCGGTTTGGTCAGGTTTAATGAATGATGGTAGAGCCTATTCAGCATATACATATAACGTAGAGCGTCTGGTTCCATGGCGTACATTAACCGGAAGACAGCATTTTTATCTTGATCATGATATGTATCTTAGCTTTGGTGAAAATCTGCCTACATATAAACCTTCTCCAAGGTATCAGGCTTATGGTGATTTAAAAGAAACTTTAAAATTCGGTGAAGCTAAAGTGCTTAACTGTTTAACACCGCATGGTAAATGGCATATTCATTCAACGTATATGGATAATATAAGAATGCTTACTCTTTCGAGAGGTATGGAGCCATGCTGGCTTAATGAAGAAGATGCTAAGGAACTTTCAATAAATGATAATGACTGGGTTGAAGTTTATAACGATCACGGGGTTTATTGCACCAGAGCTGTTGTCAGCACAAGAATACCAAAAGGTGTTTGCATCGTTTATCATACCGTAGAAAGAACAATATCAATTCCGAAATCACAAGTTCGTGGAAATAAAAGAGCCGGTATGAATAACAGTATAACAAGGATTCATTTGAAACCTAATCTGCTGGCTGGCGGATATGCTCAGTTTTCGTATCATTTTAATTATTGGGGACCATCGGCACCGAACAGAGATACGCACGTTGTTGTTAAAAAGATGGACAAAGTTAATTTTTAA
- a CDS encoding cytochrome c has protein sequence MFYTSFRNYNGKLLTFTVLFLLTFNLSSFLYPQSPGETTFKGICQACHTIGKGKLVGPDLINIQDLRPESWLIKFIRSSQSMVNSGDADAVAIFNEFNKSIMPDQNLSDAEIKDVLSYIKQQSTGAVVTEIQPIVLSSGLTLEQARDNEFTTGRKIFSGEQRLTNGGPACISCHNVVNDEVVSGGLLALDLTNVVTRLGVNGVHSIISNPPFPVMKAAYSNHLVTADESFYLTAFLKNADFVVSLQEPATPQQIFLYAGIIGGVILFGVYGVIWWKRKRKSVNDSIFKRQLKSI, from the coding sequence ATGTTTTATACTTCTTTTAGAAACTACAATGGAAAGTTACTCACCTTTACAGTTTTATTTTTACTAACATTCAATCTATCATCATTTTTATATCCGCAATCGCCTGGTGAGACGACATTTAAAGGTATTTGTCAAGCTTGTCATACCATAGGTAAAGGAAAGCTGGTTGGACCTGATTTAATAAATATACAGGATTTAAGACCTGAAAGCTGGCTTATAAAATTTATCAGATCATCTCAAAGTATGGTTAACAGCGGTGATGCTGATGCTGTTGCTATTTTTAATGAATTTAATAAGTCAATAATGCCGGATCAGAATTTATCTGATGCAGAGATAAAAGATGTTTTAAGTTATATCAAACAGCAATCAACTGGTGCAGTTGTAACTGAAATTCAGCCGATCGTATTAAGCTCAGGATTAACGCTTGAACAGGCGCGTGATAATGAATTTACTACCGGCAGAAAAATATTTTCGGGCGAGCAGAGATTAACTAACGGCGGACCTGCTTGTATTTCCTGTCATAATGTTGTTAATGACGAAGTAGTGAGCGGCGGGCTTTTAGCACTCGATCTAACTAATGTTGTTACACGTCTTGGAGTAAATGGAGTTCATTCCATCATTTCAAATCCGCCTTTCCCGGTTATGAAAGCAGCATATTCAAATCATCTGGTTACAGCAGATGAATCATTTTATCTTACTGCTTTTTTAAAGAATGCTGATTTCGTTGTTTCATTGCAGGAACCCGCAACCCCTCAACAGATATTTTTATATGCAGGAATTATTGGCGGAGTTATTCTGTTCGGTGTTTACGGAGTTATCTGGTGGAAACGAAAAAGAAAAAGCGTCAATGACTCAATTTTTAAAAGACAGTTAAAATCAATTTAA
- a CDS encoding C69 family dipeptidase: MKTNLTILLFSILLFSLFIPSQSTACTSIIVTKSVSKTGSPIITYSCDGEFHPILSLFPASDHKPGEMLELSNWYGQKYSIRQVEHTYRVVGLMNEYQVAIGESTWDGRPELENTKGSFDYYTLMLIALQRSKTAREAINVMTSLVEEYGYASTGESFSIADKEEAWIMEMIGPGEGGKGAIWVAIRIPDGYVSAHANMSRIHEFPLNDPENCIYSKNVISFATEKGYFDPSKGKPFSFSDAYNPPTEEQVRYSARRVWSIFRRVSPSLNLSPAYSSFEENALPYPLYIKADNKLDVKDVIELHRDHYEGTEFDMTQDLAAGPFNAPDKWRPMKWEVDGNKYAWERPIATQQAAFVFVAEPRTDLPDEIGGIYWYGLDNPYTNFFAPFYTSITSLPKSYTVGKLSKFTRESAWWAFNFVANYANLRWSYMIQDIQKVQDEIENDFFGKQSEVEAEAKKLLTENPAEVEKYLTKYCVESAETGIQKWWDLGDFLITKYNDGYIKNDKGRPQEIGYPESWLKTIPKEKLEKYRLRQERDGVGEL; the protein is encoded by the coding sequence ATGAAAACCAATCTGACCATACTGCTTTTTTCTATTCTGTTATTTTCTCTTTTTATTCCATCACAAAGTACAGCCTGCACTTCGATAATCGTTACGAAGAGCGTTTCAAAAACCGGCTCACCGATTATTACTTATTCGTGTGATGGAGAGTTTCATCCGATCCTAAGCTTATTCCCTGCATCTGATCATAAACCGGGTGAAATGCTTGAGCTTTCAAACTGGTACGGTCAAAAATACAGCATCAGACAAGTCGAACATACATACAGGGTTGTTGGTTTGATGAATGAATATCAGGTTGCAATTGGTGAATCAACCTGGGACGGAAGACCTGAGCTGGAAAATACAAAAGGATCTTTTGATTATTATACTTTGATGCTTATTGCATTACAACGCTCTAAGACAGCACGCGAAGCAATTAATGTAATGACTTCGCTTGTTGAAGAATATGGTTATGCAAGCACAGGTGAATCTTTTTCTATTGCAGATAAAGAAGAAGCTTGGATAATGGAGATGATTGGACCCGGTGAAGGCGGTAAAGGTGCAATATGGGTTGCGATAAGAATTCCAGATGGATATGTTTCTGCACATGCAAATATGTCCCGCATACATGAATTTCCACTTAACGATCCTGAAAATTGCATCTATTCAAAAAATGTAATTTCATTTGCAACCGAAAAGGGTTACTTCGATCCTTCAAAAGGAAAGCCGTTTAGTTTTTCAGATGCTTATAATCCTCCGACAGAAGAGCAGGTGCGTTATTCTGCAAGAAGGGTTTGGAGTATTTTCAGAAGAGTTTCACCTTCACTAAACCTAAGTCCAGCATACAGTTCGTTTGAAGAAAATGCATTGCCTTATCCTCTTTACATCAAAGCTGATAATAAACTTGACGTTAAGGATGTAATTGAATTGCACAGAGATCATTATGAAGGAACTGAATTTGATATGACACAGGACTTAGCTGCCGGTCCTTTTAATGCACCTGATAAATGGCGTCCGATGAAATGGGAAGTTGATGGAAATAAATATGCATGGGAAAGACCAATTGCTACTCAGCAGGCAGCTTTTGTTTTTGTTGCAGAACCACGCACTGATCTGCCGGATGAAATTGGCGGAATATATTGGTATGGGTTAGATAATCCTTATACTAATTTCTTCGCGCCGTTCTATACTTCCATAACTTCTTTACCAAAATCTTATACTGTTGGTAAGTTAAGTAAATTTACGCGCGAGTCTGCCTGGTGGGCTTTTAATTTTGTTGCTAATTATGCAAATCTTAGATGGAGCTATATGATCCAGGATATTCAAAAAGTTCAGGATGAAATTGAAAATGATTTCTTCGGCAAACAATCAGAAGTTGAAGCTGAAGCTAAAAAGTTATTAACGGAAAATCCTGCAGAGGTGGAGAAATACCTTACTAAATATTGTGTTGAAAGTGCTGAAACCGGAATTCAGAAGTGGTGGGACCTTGGCGATTTTCTAATAACAAAATACAATGATGGCTATATAAAAAATGATAAAGGACGACCGCAGGAAATTGGTTATCCAGAGTCCTGGCTGAAGACAATTCCGAAAGAGAAGTTAGAAAAATACAGATTGCGACAAGAACGCGACGGCGTAGGTGAGTTGTAG
- a CDS encoding Rrf2 family transcriptional regulator, which translates to MASFFSKKCEYGLQAVIYLATKENNKLYSAKEISEELNIPKEFISKILQDLTDKGMVFSRKGRDGGFKLAVNADEIKLIDIIKAVDGLDIFKSCILGFNNCRKYKKCFLQDEWSNILNQTYNMLSNETVGNFKEKFLHA; encoded by the coding sequence ATGGCATCATTCTTTTCTAAAAAATGCGAGTATGGATTACAGGCGGTTATTTATTTAGCCACTAAAGAGAACAATAAATTATACTCAGCAAAAGAAATATCTGAAGAGCTGAACATACCAAAAGAATTTATATCCAAAATTTTACAAGACCTGACCGATAAAGGAATGGTTTTTTCGCGCAAGGGAAGAGACGGCGGTTTTAAACTTGCAGTCAATGCAGATGAAATAAAGCTGATTGATATTATAAAAGCAGTTGATGGATTGGATATTTTTAAAAGCTGTATTCTCGGATTTAATAACTGCAGGAAATATAAAAAGTGTTTTCTTCAGGATGAATGGAGTAATATATTAAACCAAACCTATAATATGCTGAGCAATGAAACGGTTGGCAATTTTAAGGAGAAGTTTCTCCACGCATAA
- a CDS encoding ABC transporter permease subunit, producing the protein MGLILKIIKFEFSNSLRSKWIIFYFSFFLILSFLMFNFEDETGKAVLSLMNIVLIVIPLVSIIFGTMYVYNSNDYIQMVLCQPLDRRSLYFGLYLGNAVPLALSFVAGIFIGFIFTGANTEGIAPVLILTINGFALTLIFTSIAFLTAIKFSDKAKGLGASILIWLMLAVIYDGLILFITYFFRDYPIENIILGISLINPIDLARIFFILDFNISALMGYTGALFNKFFGTSMGVLVSAGLMVLWFIIPFLFGLRSFNKKDF; encoded by the coding sequence ATGGGACTGATTTTAAAAATCATAAAGTTTGAGTTTAGCAATTCACTGAGAAGTAAATGGATAATATTTTACTTTTCTTTCTTTTTAATTCTGTCTTTTTTAATGTTCAACTTTGAAGATGAAACAGGCAAAGCAGTATTAAGTCTGATGAATATTGTACTGATAGTTATTCCATTAGTAAGTATAATTTTCGGAACGATGTATGTTTATAACTCGAATGATTATATACAAATGGTTCTTTGTCAGCCTCTTGACAGAAGATCGCTTTATTTTGGATTATATCTTGGCAATGCTGTTCCGCTTGCTTTAAGCTTTGTAGCCGGAATATTTATCGGATTTATTTTTACCGGTGCAAACACTGAAGGCATTGCGCCTGTTTTAATCCTTACGATAAACGGCTTTGCTCTTACACTTATATTTACATCAATTGCGTTTTTAACTGCAATAAAGTTTTCTGATAAAGCAAAAGGTTTAGGAGCTTCAATTCTTATCTGGCTGATGCTTGCAGTAATTTACGATGGATTGATTTTATTCATTACTTATTTTTTCAGAGACTATCCTATTGAAAATATTATTCTTGGGATCAGCTTAATAAATCCGATTGACCTGGCAAGAATATTTTTCATACTTGATTTTAATATTTCTGCTTTGATGGGATATACAGGTGCTTTGTTCAATAAATTTTTCGGTACCTCGATGGGCGTTCTGGTATCAGCCGGTTTGATGGTTTTATGGTTTATTATCCCGTTTCTTTTTGGATTGCGAAGCTTTAATAAAAAAGATTTTTAA
- a CDS encoding ABC transporter ATP-binding protein, whose translation MIELKNIEKTFGKYQVLKNISLKIEPGKITAIVGPNGSGKTTIIKSILGLVQPDKGEILLNNKSVIKEHLYRKDIGYMPQAASFPDNLTVNEVFSMISDLRMQQMNGNAELINILNLQTELNKKIRNLSGGNKQKVSACIALMFNPKIIILDEPTAGLDPVASANLKRKIIEQRDAGKTVILTSHIMAEIEELSDNIIFLIEGKIVFDGSLKNLVGLSGETKLENAIAAMMNKDFKWD comes from the coding sequence TTGATTGAGCTGAAAAACATAGAAAAGACTTTTGGCAAATATCAGGTTTTAAAAAATATATCCTTAAAAATTGAACCTGGTAAAATAACTGCTATTGTTGGTCCAAACGGCTCAGGTAAAACAACAATCATTAAATCAATTCTTGGTCTAGTACAGCCTGATAAGGGAGAAATTCTTTTAAACAATAAATCTGTTATTAAAGAACATCTTTACAGAAAAGATATTGGATATATGCCTCAGGCTGCAAGCTTCCCTGATAACCTTACTGTTAATGAAGTATTCAGTATGATCAGTGATTTAAGAATGCAGCAGATGAACGGTAATGCGGAGTTAATAAACATATTAAATCTACAGACTGAACTAAATAAAAAAATCAGAAATCTTTCCGGCGGCAATAAGCAAAAGGTAAGTGCTTGTATTGCTTTAATGTTTAATCCGAAAATAATTATTCTTGATGAACCTACTGCCGGGCTTGATCCTGTTGCATCTGCAAATCTTAAAAGAAAAATAATAGAACAAAGAGATGCAGGAAAAACTGTAATTCTTACTTCGCATATTATGGCTGAAATTGAAGAGCTGTCAGATAACATAATTTTCCTGATTGAAGGTAAAATTGTTTTTGATGGTTCACTTAAAAACCTTGTCGGATTAAGCGGAGAAACTAAACTTGAAAATGCAATTGCAGCTATGATGAATAAGGATTTTAAATGGGACTGA
- the nosD gene encoding nitrous oxide reductase family maturation protein NosD, whose protein sequence is MKIHLRISRLFFFLLAIQITIYADKIIVDKNTTVSSISKAIEIAKPYDEIIIKSGYYKEGNIIITKPLKFIGENNPVIDGDNQYEIFTVHADDVSISGITFKNAGVSYLKENAAVRFENTKNGIVSDCRFFGNFFGVYLAKSGNCKVLNNYFEAYGKKETSSGNGIHLWYCRDSQITGNKIKGHRDGIYLEFVRQTIISKNYGVNNLRYGLHFMFSDSCKYYTNHFEKNSAGVAVMYSRYVDMEGNMFNNNWGPASYGLLLKDISRSKILKNYFIENTTGIFIEGCDGSEFFYNQFEKNGWAIKLMANSMENIFSSNNFIANTFDLSTNSRQNFNQFNANYWSKYDGYDLDKDGIGDVPYRPVKLYSIMAQQNEPSLILLNSLFIDLLNIAESVFPSLTPETLVDQSPLMRKLN, encoded by the coding sequence TTGAAAATTCATTTAAGAATATCGCGTTTATTTTTTTTTCTGCTGGCAATTCAAATTACGATTTATGCTGATAAAATTATTGTAGATAAAAACACTACTGTAAGTTCTATCTCTAAAGCAATCGAAATTGCAAAACCCTACGACGAGATAATAATCAAATCCGGTTATTACAAAGAAGGCAACATTATAATTACAAAGCCGTTAAAGTTTATTGGTGAAAATAATCCTGTTATAGACGGTGATAATCAATATGAAATATTTACTGTCCATGCAGATGATGTTTCAATTTCCGGAATTACATTTAAAAATGCCGGTGTTAGTTATCTTAAAGAAAATGCTGCTGTAAGATTTGAAAATACAAAAAACGGAATTGTATCAGACTGCAGATTCTTCGGAAACTTCTTTGGTGTTTATCTGGCTAAATCCGGAAACTGCAAAGTGCTTAACAACTATTTTGAAGCTTATGGCAAAAAAGAAACTTCATCCGGCAATGGTATTCATTTATGGTATTGCCGCGACAGCCAGATAACCGGTAATAAAATAAAAGGGCACCGCGATGGAATCTATCTTGAATTTGTCAGGCAGACAATCATCAGTAAAAATTATGGTGTAAATAATTTAAGATATGGTTTGCATTTTATGTTTTCTGACAGCTGTAAATATTATACAAATCATTTTGAAAAAAATAGTGCCGGAGTTGCCGTAATGTATTCCCGTTATGTTGATATGGAAGGAAATATGTTCAATAATAATTGGGGACCTGCTTCCTATGGCTTGCTGCTTAAGGATATTTCCCGAAGTAAAATTCTGAAAAATTATTTTATTGAAAATACTACAGGAATATTTATCGAAGGCTGTGATGGCTCCGAGTTTTTTTATAATCAGTTTGAAAAAAACGGCTGGGCAATTAAACTAATGGCAAACTCGATGGAAAATATTTTCAGTTCAAACAATTTTATTGCAAATACATTTGATCTGTCAACAAACAGCAGACAAAATTTTAACCAGTTTAATGCAAATTACTGGAGTAAATATGACGGCTATGATCTTGATAAAGATGGCATTGGCGATGTTCCTTACAGACCGGTTAAGCTGTATTCAATTATGGCACAACAAAATGAACCATCATTGATCTTATTAAACAGCTTGTTTATTGATTTACTGAACATTGCAGAAAGTGTTTTTCCTTCATTAACTCCTGAAACTTTAGTTGATCAATCGCCCTTGATGAGGAAACTAAATTGA
- a CDS encoding nitrous oxide reductase accessory protein NosL, with amino-acid sequence MQNKFKYSFFVLITILFVGCSKEPKPISYGEDECEFCKMLVMDKRYGSEMVTAKGKIYFFDSIECLVGYLENQKMTKDDYHSLWVSNYSDPGNIINAETAIYLKNDSLRSPMGLNVLAVENEAQLNPVLQEFGGTQLKFEDLSDLVREM; translated from the coding sequence ATGCAAAATAAATTTAAATATAGTTTTTTCGTTCTGATAACAATATTGTTTGTCGGATGCAGTAAAGAACCAAAACCAATCAGCTATGGCGAAGATGAATGTGAGTTTTGCAAAATGCTTGTTATGGATAAGCGTTACGGTTCAGAGATGGTTACAGCTAAAGGTAAAATTTATTTTTTTGATTCGATTGAATGTCTCGTTGGCTATTTAGAAAATCAGAAAATGACAAAAGATGATTATCATTCTCTTTGGGTAAGTAATTATTCTGACCCGGGAAATATTATTAATGCTGAAACAGCTATCTATCTTAAGAATGATTCTTTGAGAAGTCCGATGGGGCTGAATGTATTAGCTGTTGAAAATGAAGCACAGTTAAATCCGGTTCTGCAGGAGTTTGGCGGTACACAATTGAAGTTTGAAGATCTGTCTGATCTTGTAAGAGAAATGTAA